Proteins encoded together in one Rhizobacter sp. J219 window:
- a CDS encoding group II truncated hemoglobin has product MPVTEHTQTAFERVGGEAAVRALVDRFYDLMDLEPAYAELRALHPTTTEGSRDKLFWFLCGWLGGPSHYTDRFGHPMLRARHLPFAIGIKGRDQWMACMVQAMHEQGFDDALVARLKEAFFKTADWMRNI; this is encoded by the coding sequence ATTCCCGTGACCGAACACACCCAGACCGCCTTCGAGCGTGTCGGCGGCGAAGCTGCCGTGCGAGCGCTGGTCGACCGCTTCTACGACCTGATGGACCTGGAGCCGGCCTATGCCGAGCTGCGCGCGCTGCACCCGACCACGACCGAAGGCTCGCGCGACAAGCTCTTCTGGTTTCTCTGCGGCTGGCTGGGCGGCCCCTCGCACTACACCGACCGCTTCGGCCACCCGATGCTGCGCGCACGGCACCTGCCGTTTGCGATCGGCATCAAGGGGCGTGACCAGTGGATGGCGTGCATGGTGCAGGCGATGCACGAGCAGGGTTTCGACGATGCCCTGGTTGCACGCCTCAAGGAAGCCTTCTTCAAGACCGCCGACTGGATGCGAAATATCTAG